A genomic region of Noviherbaspirillum sp. L7-7A contains the following coding sequences:
- a CDS encoding ferritin-like domain-containing protein codes for MNSENTVGKLDKAAIRAAATSTVEEGAVSSGYQGDREGIIAMLNEALATELVCVMRYKRHYYTATGLENTSIKEEFLEHAKEEEAHADMIAERIVQLNGDPDFNPRTLAERSHAEYDESDDIRAMIKANLIEERVAIESYRQMIEKIGDTDPTTRLMLVRIMQQEEEHADDMKDLLE; via the coding sequence ATGAATTCAGAAAACACGGTCGGCAAGCTGGACAAGGCGGCGATACGGGCCGCCGCCACCAGCACCGTCGAAGAAGGCGCAGTCAGCTCCGGCTATCAGGGCGACCGCGAAGGCATCATTGCCATGCTCAACGAAGCACTGGCCACCGAGCTGGTCTGCGTCATGCGCTACAAGCGTCACTACTACACCGCCACCGGCCTGGAAAACACCTCGATCAAGGAAGAGTTCCTGGAGCATGCGAAGGAAGAAGAAGCCCACGCCGACATGATCGCCGAGCGCATCGTGCAGCTCAACGGCGACCCCGATTTCAACCCACGCACGCTGGCTGAACGCAGCCATGCGGAGTATGACGAGTCAGACGACATCCGCGCGATGATCAAGGCCAACCTGATCGAGGAGCGGGTAGCGATCGAATCCTATCGGCAGATGATAGAAAAAATTGGCGATACCGATCCCACCACCCGGCTGATGCTGGTGCGCATCATGCAGCAGGAAGAGGAACATGCGGATGACATGAAGGATTTGCTGGAGTAA
- a CDS encoding PxKF domain-containing protein, translating to MLNYSRYFFSETSCEFSSRSLSRCRHFLLMLGAVIALTCGVITNVVAEALSPGMIFGWGRNVAGEGIALPGLTDVTAISAGETHSLVLKKDGTVKAWGSNAFGQLTDSEKLTDVIAIAAGANHSLALKKDGTVKAWGSNAFGQLTDSEKLIDVIAIAAGTNHSLALKKDGTVKAWGNDFSKQSTVPDGLADVVAIAAGANHSLALKKDGTVKAWGSDTFGQLTDSEKLTDVIAIAAGTNHSLALKKDGTVEAWGFNFSGQRNVPDGLADVKAIAAGATHSLALKTNGTIIVWGSESFGLRAGADGLTGVTAITAGLFHNLAANLTPTPTYILSGFQPPVNNPDVVNAGKAGRTYPVKWQLKDAAGNFVTSLAAIKSITFKPAQCADFTSVQTEVLATETSGNSGLSYDDISNQYRFNWATPSAGCYVLSLSFDTGQVQKAYFYLRN from the coding sequence ATGCTAAATTACAGTCGTTATTTCTTTTCAGAAACTTCGTGCGAATTCAGTTCTAGAAGCCTATCCCGGTGCCGGCACTTCCTCTTGATGTTAGGTGCTGTGATAGCACTGACATGTGGAGTTATTACCAACGTCGTGGCGGAAGCTCTTTCGCCAGGCATGATATTTGGCTGGGGACGGAACGTTGCTGGAGAGGGTATTGCTCTGCCCGGTCTGACAGACGTTACAGCTATTTCAGCTGGGGAGACCCATAGCTTGGTGTTGAAAAAAGATGGCACTGTCAAGGCATGGGGAAGTAATGCATTTGGGCAGCTTACCGATTCGGAAAAGCTTACAGACGTCATAGCCATTGCTGCTGGCGCCAACCACAGCTTGGCTTTGAAAAAAGATGGCACTGTCAAGGCATGGGGAAGTAATGCATTTGGGCAGCTTACTGATTCGGAAAAGCTTATAGACGTCATAGCCATTGCTGCTGGCACCAATCATAGCCTTGCATTGAAAAAAGATGGCACCGTCAAGGCATGGGGAAATGACTTTTCAAAGCAAAGTACTGTCCCAGACGGTCTGGCAGACGTCGTAGCTATTGCCGCTGGCGCCAACCATAGCCTGGCTTTGAAAAAAGATGGCACTGTCAAGGCTTGGGGAAGTGATACATTTGGGCAGCTTACTGATTCGGAAAAGCTTACAGACGTCATAGCCATTGCTGCTGGCACCAATCATAGTCTGGCATTGAAAAAAGATGGCACCGTCGAGGCATGGGGATTCAACTTTTCTGGACAGCGTAATGTTCCGGATGGGCTAGCAGACGTGAAAGCTATTGCTGCTGGCGCCACCCATAGCTTGGCATTAAAAACCAATGGCACCATTATTGTCTGGGGAAGTGAGTCATTTGGGCTGCGTGCTGGTGCAGACGGATTAACAGGCGTGACAGCGATTACTGCCGGCCTCTTTCATAACTTAGCCGCAAACCTGACACCTACTCCAACCTACATCCTCAGCGGCTTCCAGCCCCCGGTCAACAATCCGGACGTCGTCAACGCTGGCAAGGCCGGCCGCACCTATCCCGTCAAATGGCAACTTAAGGACGCCGCCGGCAACTTCGTCACTTCTCTTGCCGCCATCAAGTCAATCACGTTCAAGCCCGCGCAGTGCGCCGACTTTACAAGTGTGCAAACCGAGGTGCTGGCGACGGAAACCAGCGGCAACAGCGGGCTTAGCTATGACGACATCAGCAACCAGTACCGCTTTAACTGGGCAACGCCATCAGCAGGCTGCTATGTGCTTTCACTGAGCTTCGATACCGGGCAGGTACAGAAGGCTTACTTTTACCTCAGGAATTGA